Below is a window of Gemmatimonadaceae bacterium DNA.
TCGATCGTGACCACCTAACGGTTCGTGTTCAGGCCGGCGTCAACGTCGGCGATCTCAAACGCCGGCTCGCGACCGAAGGTCTGCTGTTCGCGCCCGATCCCACGAGCGAAGAGGACGTCACCGTCGGCGGCGCGATCGCGTGCAATGCATCCGGAGCGCGCAGTCTGCTTTATGGCGCGACGCGCCAGCATGTCGCTTCGCTCCGCGTCGCACTCGCCGACGGAAGCGTCCACGAGCTGCAGCGCATCCGTCTCGAGAAGAACACCGTTGGCTATGCACCGATTCACGAGCCGGTCGATTGGTTCATCGGCAGCGAAGGAACGCTCGGCGTCGTACTCGAGGCCGAGCTCTCGTTGCTTCCGCTTCCGGCAAGTGTCACCGGCGTCGCGATTCCATTCGCTCGTGAGGCAGAGGCGCTCGACTTCGTCGTTTCGGCGCGCACGTCGACGGAGGTGTCGGCGCGCTGTCTCGAGTTCTTCGACAACGCGGCACTTGGCGTGGCGCGCGGCGCGGAGCGGAACGATCAATGGGTCGCGGGTGCCGGCGCGCTCGTGTACGTCGAACAGGCGGTCGCTGCCGGCTCCGATGTGCCGCTCGAACGCTGGCTCGCTTTGGGCCAGCAATTCGGCGCGGTGGAGGAAGACATGCTCGTCTATGAAGGGGAGTCTGCCTTACGAGACGCTCGCCGGATCCGGCACAGCGTTCCCGCGACCATGAACGAGCGCGGCGCGAGATCGCGCGCGGCGGGTGGACGCAAAGTCTCTACCGACTGGGCCGTTCCCTTTCGACGGTTGAAGGATGCGATCGCCGCCGCGCGGCGCTTCGCCGGCGACGCGGGCCTCGAGCCACCCGTGATTTACGGCCACGCCGGCAACGGTCACCCGCATCAGAACTTCATTGCCCGCGACGCAACGGAGCTCGCGCGCATCGAGCGGGTCGTCGAGTCGACACTGCGTCACGCGTTATCGTTAGGTGGAACCGTCGCGGCGGAGCACGGCATCGGGAAGCTCAAGCGTCGCTGGCTGCCCTTGCAGCTCACTCCGCTGCAGCTCGGTGTCATGCGCGCGATCAAATGCGAGCTCGATCCACGGAGTATGCTCGCGCCGGGCAATCTGTTCTGAGCACGACCTTGACGTGACGCCAACGTTCTCTTCAGTCGTGATCGACGTCGACTCGACGCTCTGTGGTATCGAGGGAATCGACTTCCTCGCCGAGCGCCGCGGCGGTGACATCGGAGCGCGAATCGCCGCCCTCACCGATCGGGCGATGCGCGGCGACGTCGCGCTCGAATCGGTCTATGGCGAGCGCCTGGCGATCGTCCAGCCTTCGGAGGCCGATGTCGCCGCCCTCGCAGATGAATATCGAGAATCGCTCGCGCCCGGAGCGGCGGCTGCGATCACGTCGATGCGGAATGCCGGCCTGAGACTGAATCTCCTCAGCGGTGGCATTCGCCAGGCGATCGCTCCCGTCGCGCGCGCGCTCGGCTTCGAGGACAGAGATCTCTATGCCGTGTCGCTCGCCTTCGACTCGACAGGCAGTTACGTGACGTACGACAAGAGCTCGCCGCTCACGACACAACGTGGAAAATCTGAGGTCGTCGGTCGTCTCACGGCCGAAGGCAAGCTGAAGCGACCGATACTCGCCGTCGGTGACGGCGCGACGGATGTCCCGCTCCGAAGCATCGCTGACACCTTTGCCGCGTACACCGGTTTTGCACGGCGGCCGAGTGTTGTTGCGAACGCCGATCTCGAGATCGCGAGTTTCGCCGAGCTCGCGCGGTTCGTGCTCGCTGCGGAGGGCTAGAGTAGCTTGATGCTACCACCTGGCACCCGGCACCTGGTCCCCAGCCATTTCTCCCATTTCATTCGGAACTTTCTTCCTTCCCGGGCCCACTGAAGTACGCCCGGAAATCCTCGCCACGATGACGCGGCCGATGATCGCGCATCGTGGACGCGCGTTCGAGGAACTGTTCGCTCGGCTCGAGGCCGGCCTGCGTGACGTGTTGCTCACAGCGCGGCCGGTGTACATCAGCACGTCGTCGGCGAGCGGATTGATGGAGGGCGCGATTCGCAACGCGCCGACCGGGCCGATTCTCTCTCTGGTGAATGGCGCGTTCTCAGGCCGCTTCGCCAAGATCGCCCAAGCATGCGCGCGCGAGGTGGACGTGATCGAGGCGCCCTGGGGCGAGACCTGCGACCTCGACGACGTGGACCGACGACTCGGTGCGCGTCGTTATGCAGCGGTAACGGTCGTGCACTCCGAGACCTCGACGGGCGCGCTCACGGATGTGCGCTCCGTGAGCGAGCTCGCGCATCACCATGGCGCGCTCTGCATCGTCGACAGCGTGAGCGGCGCCGGCGGCGCCGAGCTGCGCTTCGATGCATGGGGACTCGATTTCGCACTCACCGGGTCGCAGAAAGCGCTCGCGCTGCCGCCCGGCTTGGCGTTCGGCGTCGCTTCTGCCGAATTCGTTAGGCGCGCACGTGGAGTGACGGACCGCGGTCTCTACTTCGACGTCGTCGAGTTCGAGGAGTTTGCCGCGAAAAACCAGACGCCGGCGACGCCCGCCCTTTCGCTCCTCTACGCGCTCGACGCGCAGCTCGCGGACGTGCTGCGTGAGGGGATCGAACGGCGCTGGGAACGCCACGACTCGATGCGCGACGCGACGGTTGCGTGGCTCAAGCGCGCGGTGACGCGCGTCGACCTCGATATTGCGATCCTCGCTCCGGAGGATTCACGGTCGCCGACGGTCACAACGATCACTCTGCCGGAAGGACTGAAAAGCGCCGACGTCGTGAATGGCGTCGCCCGGCGCGGCTTCGTCATTGGTGGGGGCTATGGGAAACTCAAGGACACGACCATCCGCATCGGACATATGGGCGATCACACGCTTGACACGTTGCGCGGATGTTTAGCAGAGTGTGAAGATGCGCTACGGGATGTGGGCGGGATCAAGTGGTGATGTTGGTGGTTGGTGATTGGTAGTTGGTGATTCGTGAATAAGAAAAGGCCGGCGCAAAGCACCGGCCTTCTCCGATTTCACCAACAACCAATGACGAACTACCAATCACTTCTTCGGATCGTGATCATCATCCGATCCAAAATTGAACCCCGTATCATCGCCGCCACTCATCCGCTCGACGCGTAGCACCTGTTTGTACGTGCGACCG
It encodes the following:
- a CDS encoding alanine--glyoxylate aminotransferase family protein; this encodes MIAHRGRAFEELFARLEAGLRDVLLTARPVYISTSSASGLMEGAIRNAPTGPILSLVNGAFSGRFAKIAQACAREVDVIEAPWGETCDLDDVDRRLGARRYAAVTVVHSETSTGALTDVRSVSELAHHHGALCIVDSVSGAGGAELRFDAWGLDFALTGSQKALALPPGLAFGVASAEFVRRARGVTDRGLYFDVVEFEEFAAKNQTPATPALSLLYALDAQLADVLREGIERRWERHDSMRDATVAWLKRAVTRVDLDIAILAPEDSRSPTVTTITLPEGLKSADVVNGVARRGFVIGGGYGKLKDTTIRIGHMGDHTLDTLRGCLAECEDALRDVGGIKW
- a CDS encoding FAD-binding oxidoreductase, translating into MLSTDVGVRQSFARDASGLEMIPEAVARPANNGEVLEVLRSAHAEGGFVTAAGGQTSTTGASIADRGVLLSLRGLTEIGEIDRDHLTVRVQAGVNVGDLKRRLATEGLLFAPDPTSEEDVTVGGAIACNASGARSLLYGATRQHVASLRVALADGSVHELQRIRLEKNTVGYAPIHEPVDWFIGSEGTLGVVLEAELSLLPLPASVTGVAIPFAREAEALDFVVSARTSTEVSARCLEFFDNAALGVARGAERNDQWVAGAGALVYVEQAVAAGSDVPLERWLALGQQFGAVEEDMLVYEGESALRDARRIRHSVPATMNERGARSRAAGGRKVSTDWAVPFRRLKDAIAAARRFAGDAGLEPPVIYGHAGNGHPHQNFIARDATELARIERVVESTLRHALSLGGTVAAEHGIGKLKRRWLPLQLTPLQLGVMRAIKCELDPRSMLAPGNLF
- a CDS encoding HAD-IB family phosphatase, whose protein sequence is MIDVDSTLCGIEGIDFLAERRGGDIGARIAALTDRAMRGDVALESVYGERLAIVQPSEADVAALADEYRESLAPGAAAAITSMRNAGLRLNLLSGGIRQAIAPVARALGFEDRDLYAVSLAFDSTGSYVTYDKSSPLTTQRGKSEVVGRLTAEGKLKRPILAVGDGATDVPLRSIADTFAAYTGFARRPSVVANADLEIASFAELARFVLAAEG